A section of the Amycolatopsis sp. AA4 genome encodes:
- the eccCa gene encoding type VII secretion protein EccCa — protein MSTETVKRGPRAAGPEMPEGQEELQEPPVMAEPAARDFNSLLMMLPMAIGSLVMVLAFSGVAGSSPFTYVIGGGMGVSMIAMSLGQLSRAAAERKRKMQAERRDYLRYLGQIRERARSTAEDQRHAVAWNNPAPDSLWSLAMGPRLWERRISHEDFARVRIGLGTQQSALELVPPVTKPIEDLEPLSAISLRRFTETYRTLSGIPTAVGLRSFTSVEFDGDPEAAVALVRAMLAQLVAFHSPDELRLAVLTTEAAQAQWDWVKWLPHNNHPTLRDAAGPLRLLAADHDELMDLLGPDVADRDDHDKTVGPTTTEPFVVIVAHLATIPESSRLVGAGLRNVVLLDVTGSLPGGPKVLRLTTKDDLVEFPAGSGVGSATRDELSVTQVEGLARLLAPKRTSGTLEIADQPLESDFGLTALLGIKDVHTFDIPAQWRPRTAQRARMSVPIGVTEDGEIVELDLKESAQGGMGPHGMLIGATGSGKSELLRTLVLGLAATHSSEILNFVLVDFKGGATFLGMDRLPHTSATITNLADELPLVDRMQDSLNGEMVRRQEQLRASGYPSLYEYEKARAAGEQLAPMPTLFLVVDEFSELLSAKPEFMELFVSVGRLGRSLGVHLLLASQRLDEGRIHRVEGHLSYRIALRTFSSMESRSVIGAGSAYELPPEPGNGYLKIDTTNLVRFKAAYVSGPVPAGNGENSAVAAARASREVVPFRTEAHPAKLIVRDDEPEPAEKQSDVDALEAAVPGGPTLADAFIDRLAGAGPAARQVWLPPLAESPSLDSLLPSVTPDPVRGMAVADPAHWGRLRVPMGMIDRPFEQVRELLTADLSSAAGHVAVVGGPKTGKSTLLRTLVLALAMTHTPQEVQFYGLDFGGGGIMSLSGLPHVGSVATRLERDRVVRTIEEISQVMEGRETLFSEHGIESMDSYRALRRSGRIEDPFGDVFLVVDGWYSLKNDYSDLEQKIGELASRGLSFGVHVVIGATRWSEIRPYLRDLLQTRFELRLGDPMESEIGSRKAKTVPNQPGRGLTPDGLHFLAGLPRMDGSGNTDDLAAAAKAVAEEVRLFWPGAPAPAVRLLPAKLPMAQLPAPDGDLRIALGQDEQRLLPVWHDFAATPHLLAFGDNETGKTNLLRVVLRSVLSRYSPSEAKIVLADPSRQLDAEVPEAYRVGYATTTEALQELAQQASVSLTPRVPDQTITADRLKRRDWWTGPRLFFVVDDYQLLTSGMGSPLEPLLSLLSQGSYIGFHLILSRSTSGAMRALSDSVVRRIWELGSPGVVFSYPKEEGKFLGEAAPRQLPAGRAQLVTRRGVKLVQTAIAEEDRTGEGWSSLATTERGVR, from the coding sequence ATGAGTACGGAAACCGTCAAGCGGGGGCCGCGCGCGGCCGGTCCGGAAATGCCTGAGGGGCAAGAAGAACTGCAGGAACCGCCCGTCATGGCGGAACCGGCGGCGCGCGATTTCAACTCGCTGCTGATGATGCTGCCGATGGCCATCGGGTCGCTGGTGATGGTGCTGGCGTTCTCCGGAGTCGCGGGCAGTTCGCCGTTCACCTACGTGATCGGCGGCGGCATGGGCGTGTCCATGATCGCGATGAGCCTCGGGCAGCTGTCCCGCGCGGCCGCCGAGCGCAAGCGCAAGATGCAGGCCGAACGGCGGGATTACCTGCGCTACCTAGGCCAGATCCGGGAGCGGGCGCGTTCGACCGCCGAGGACCAGCGGCACGCGGTGGCCTGGAACAACCCGGCCCCGGATTCGCTGTGGTCGCTCGCGATGGGGCCGCGGCTGTGGGAACGCCGGATCAGCCACGAGGACTTCGCGCGGGTGCGGATCGGGCTCGGCACGCAGCAGTCGGCGCTGGAACTGGTGCCGCCGGTGACCAAGCCGATCGAGGACCTCGAACCGCTGTCGGCGATTTCGCTGCGCCGGTTCACCGAGACCTACCGCACGCTGTCCGGCATCCCGACCGCGGTGGGGCTGCGGAGCTTCACCAGCGTCGAGTTCGACGGCGATCCAGAGGCGGCAGTCGCGCTGGTCCGGGCGATGCTCGCGCAGCTGGTCGCCTTTCATTCGCCGGACGAACTGCGGCTCGCGGTGCTCACCACCGAGGCCGCGCAGGCGCAGTGGGACTGGGTGAAGTGGTTGCCGCACAACAACCATCCGACCCTGCGCGACGCGGCGGGCCCGCTGCGGCTGCTCGCCGCCGACCACGACGAGCTGATGGACCTCCTCGGCCCGGACGTGGCCGATCGCGACGACCACGACAAGACCGTCGGGCCGACGACGACCGAACCGTTCGTGGTGATCGTCGCGCATCTGGCGACGATCCCGGAGTCCTCCCGGCTGGTCGGCGCGGGCCTGCGCAACGTGGTGCTGCTCGACGTCACCGGCTCGCTCCCCGGCGGCCCCAAGGTGCTGCGACTGACCACAAAGGACGATCTGGTCGAGTTCCCGGCGGGCAGCGGCGTGGGTTCGGCGACCCGCGACGAGCTTTCGGTGACCCAGGTCGAAGGGCTCGCGCGGCTGCTCGCGCCGAAGCGGACCAGCGGCACCCTCGAGATCGCCGACCAGCCGCTGGAAAGCGACTTCGGCCTGACCGCGCTGCTCGGCATCAAGGACGTGCACACGTTCGACATCCCGGCCCAGTGGCGGCCGCGAACGGCGCAGCGGGCGCGGATGTCGGTGCCGATCGGCGTGACCGAGGACGGCGAGATCGTCGAGCTGGACCTGAAGGAATCGGCGCAGGGCGGCATGGGCCCGCACGGGATGCTGATCGGCGCGACCGGGTCCGGCAAGTCGGAACTCCTGCGCACGCTCGTGCTCGGGCTGGCCGCGACGCATTCGTCGGAGATCCTGAACTTCGTGCTCGTCGACTTCAAGGGCGGCGCGACGTTCCTCGGGATGGACCGGCTGCCGCACACCTCGGCGACGATCACCAACCTCGCCGACGAACTGCCGCTGGTCGACCGCATGCAGGACTCGCTCAACGGCGAAATGGTGCGGCGGCAGGAACAACTGCGCGCGAGCGGCTACCCGTCGCTGTACGAATACGAAAAGGCGCGCGCGGCCGGCGAACAGCTGGCCCCGATGCCGACGCTGTTCCTGGTCGTGGACGAGTTCTCCGAACTGCTGAGCGCGAAACCGGAGTTCATGGAGCTGTTCGTCTCCGTCGGACGGCTGGGCCGCAGCCTCGGCGTGCACCTCCTGCTCGCCTCGCAGCGGCTCGACGAAGGCCGCATCCACCGCGTCGAAGGCCACCTCTCGTACCGGATCGCGCTGCGCACGTTCTCCTCGATGGAGTCCCGCAGCGTGATCGGCGCGGGCAGCGCCTACGAACTGCCGCCGGAGCCGGGCAACGGCTACCTGAAGATCGACACCACGAACCTGGTGCGGTTCAAGGCCGCCTACGTCTCCGGTCCGGTCCCCGCGGGCAACGGCGAGAACTCCGCGGTGGCGGCCGCGAGGGCCAGCCGGGAGGTCGTCCCGTTCCGCACCGAGGCCCATCCGGCGAAGCTGATCGTCCGCGACGACGAACCGGAACCGGCCGAGAAACAGTCCGATGTGGACGCATTGGAGGCCGCCGTGCCGGGCGGGCCGACGCTCGCCGACGCGTTCATCGACCGGCTGGCCGGCGCGGGCCCGGCGGCGCGCCAGGTGTGGCTGCCGCCGCTGGCCGAATCGCCGAGCCTGGACTCGCTGCTGCCGAGCGTCACGCCGGACCCGGTGCGCGGGATGGCGGTGGCCGACCCGGCGCACTGGGGCAGGCTCCGGGTGCCGATGGGGATGATCGACCGGCCGTTCGAGCAGGTCCGCGAGCTGCTGACGGCGGACCTGTCGTCGGCGGCCGGGCACGTCGCGGTGGTCGGCGGGCCGAAGACCGGCAAGTCGACGCTGCTGCGCACGCTCGTCCTGGCCCTCGCGATGACGCACACCCCGCAGGAGGTCCAGTTCTACGGGCTGGACTTCGGCGGCGGCGGGATCATGTCGCTGTCCGGGCTGCCGCACGTCGGCTCGGTCGCCACCCGGCTCGAACGCGACCGCGTCGTGCGGACCATCGAGGAGATCTCGCAGGTCATGGAGGGCCGCGAGACGCTGTTCTCCGAGCACGGCATCGAATCGATGGACTCCTACCGCGCGTTGCGCCGCAGCGGCCGGATCGAGGATCCGTTCGGCGACGTCTTCCTGGTGGTCGACGGCTGGTACAGCCTCAAGAACGACTACAGCGACCTGGAGCAGAAGATCGGCGAGCTGGCCTCGCGCGGGCTGTCCTTCGGCGTGCACGTGGTGATCGGCGCGACCCGCTGGTCGGAGATCCGGCCGTACCTGCGCGACCTGCTGCAGACGCGGTTCGAACTGCGGCTCGGCGACCCGATGGAGTCGGAAATCGGTTCCCGCAAAGCGAAAACGGTGCCGAACCAGCCGGGCCGCGGCCTGACCCCGGACGGTCTGCACTTCCTCGCCGGGCTGCCGCGGATGGACGGCAGCGGGAACACCGACGACCTCGCGGCGGCGGCCAAGGCGGTCGCCGAAGAGGTCCGCCTGTTCTGGCCGGGCGCGCCGGCCCCGGCAGTACGGCTGCTGCCCGCGAAACTGCCGATGGCTCAGCTGCCCGCGCCGGACGGCGACCTGCGGATCGCGCTCGGCCAGGACGAACAGCGACTGCTGCCGGTGTGGCACGATTTCGCGGCCACTCCGCACCTGCTCGCCTTCGGCGACAACGAAACCGGCAAGACCAACCTGCTGCGGGTCGTCCTGCGTTCGGTGCTCAGCCGCTACTCGCCGAGCGAGGCGAAGATCGTGCTGGCCGACCCGAGCCGCCAGCTGGACGCCGAAGTGCCCGAGGCGTACCGCGTCGGGTACGCGACCACCACCGAGGCGCTGCAGGAACTGGCCCAGCAGGCCAGCGTTTCGCTCACTCCGCGGGTCCCGGACCAGACCATCACCGCGGACCGGCTCAAGCGCCGCGACTGGTGGACCGGCCCGCGGCTGTTCTTCGTGGTCGACGACTACCAGCTGCTGACCAGCGGCATGGGCTCGCCGCTGGAGCCGCTGTTGTCGTTGCTGTCGCAGGGTTCCTACATCGGGTTCCACCTGATCCTCAGCCGCAGCACGTCCGGCGCGATGCGCGCGCTGAGCGACTCGGTGGTCCGCCGGATCTGGGAGCTCGGCAGCCCGGGCGTGGTCTTCTCCTATCCCAAGGAGGAGGGCAAATTCCTCGGCGAGGCGGCCCCGCGCCAGCTGCCCGCCGGCCGCGCGCAGCTCGTCACCCGCCGCGGCGTGAAGCTCGTGCAGACCGCGATCGCGGAAGAAGACCGGACCGGCGAGGGCTGGTCCTCCCTCGCGACGACCGAAAGGGGCGTGCGATGA
- the eccD gene encoding type VII secretion integral membrane protein EccD: protein MTASTGELCRITVYGPQGRADLAVPMSVPLTSLLPVLLEHTGGRDDLGEAWVLQRLGEEPLDASGTPESLDWKEGEEFHLRPRTDPLPELDFDDIADGMATAVSRRPGRWRPEFNRGLFLGFAIFSLVVLARVLLYPGSAGLTAIGGGVVSLGLLVAAVATGVRSDDKALLTLLGLGGCGFAFLAGAVAVAGLEPAFDLQGTPILTGCLTFALAGGLVLGGRAAWAHAIPFVPFGAAAATGLAGALSLWLHLGAGFTAEQAAGLVSFVLVGLMVFAPRIGIRFARIRGPQLPRSAGELQYDIEPMPAAQMVHQTGYADGYLTIACLAATAVFTGCFPFLVGRGLFTTVLGGLVSAAVLMRSRALLGVWQRVPLAVAGAIGLVLLGLSLIQPLPVAWRGACLAGLCLVFFLLLLAMLRPPPRRLLPIWGHLANWLETLSAVAMIPILLQLFGVYAWAVGLTA, encoded by the coding sequence ATGACCGCGTCGACCGGCGAACTGTGCCGGATCACCGTGTACGGGCCGCAGGGCCGGGCGGACCTGGCGGTGCCGATGTCCGTCCCGCTGACCAGCCTCCTTCCGGTGCTGCTGGAGCACACCGGCGGCCGCGACGACCTCGGCGAGGCCTGGGTGCTGCAGCGGCTCGGCGAGGAGCCGCTGGACGCGTCGGGCACCCCGGAGTCGCTGGACTGGAAGGAAGGCGAGGAATTCCACCTGCGCCCTCGCACGGACCCGTTGCCGGAACTGGATTTCGACGACATCGCGGACGGCATGGCCACCGCGGTGAGCCGCCGTCCCGGCCGCTGGCGTCCGGAGTTCAACCGCGGCCTGTTCCTCGGGTTCGCGATCTTCTCCCTCGTGGTGCTCGCCCGGGTGCTGCTGTACCCGGGTTCGGCCGGGCTGACCGCGATCGGCGGCGGCGTGGTGTCGCTCGGGCTGCTCGTCGCGGCCGTGGCGACCGGGGTGCGTTCGGACGACAAGGCGCTGCTGACGTTGCTCGGGCTCGGCGGGTGCGGGTTCGCGTTCCTCGCCGGCGCGGTCGCGGTGGCCGGGCTCGAGCCGGCGTTCGACCTGCAGGGCACGCCGATTCTGACCGGCTGCCTGACTTTCGCGCTGGCCGGCGGTCTCGTGCTCGGCGGGCGGGCCGCGTGGGCGCACGCCATCCCGTTCGTGCCGTTCGGCGCGGCGGCCGCGACCGGGCTGGCCGGCGCGCTCTCGCTGTGGCTGCACCTCGGCGCCGGGTTCACCGCCGAACAGGCGGCCGGGCTCGTGTCGTTCGTGCTGGTCGGGCTGATGGTGTTCGCGCCGCGGATCGGCATCCGGTTCGCCCGCATCCGCGGTCCGCAGCTGCCGCGTTCGGCCGGGGAACTGCAGTACGACATCGAGCCGATGCCCGCCGCGCAGATGGTGCACCAGACCGGATACGCCGACGGCTACCTCACCATCGCCTGCCTCGCCGCCACGGCCGTTTTCACCGGCTGCTTCCCGTTCCTGGTCGGCCGCGGGCTGTTCACGACCGTCCTCGGCGGGCTGGTGTCGGCGGCGGTGCTGATGCGGTCGCGGGCGCTGCTCGGCGTCTGGCAGCGGGTTCCGCTCGCCGTCGCCGGGGCGATCGGCCTGGTGCTGCTCGGGCTGTCGCTGATCCAGCCGCTGCCCGTCGCGTGGCGCGGCGCCTGTCTCGCCGGGCTGTGCCTGGTGTTCTTCCTGCTCCTGCTGGCGATGCTGCGCCCGCCGCCGCGGCGGCTGCTGCCGATCTGGGGGCATCTGGCGAACTGGCTGGAAACGCTGAGCGCGGTGGCGATGATCCCGATCCTCCTGCAGCTGTTCGGGGTCTACGCGTGGGCCGTCGGGCTCACCGCTTGA
- a CDS encoding type VII secretion protein EccB: MQTQKDHVEAYSFLIGRMTSALVLGDASHLDVPARRAWVGLLVGLVLGLLIAVGFFVYGLIAHHTGAAPAVGRRV; this comes from the coding sequence GTGCAGACGCAGAAGGATCACGTCGAGGCGTATTCGTTCCTGATCGGGCGGATGACGTCGGCGCTGGTGCTCGGCGACGCGAGCCACCTCGACGTGCCCGCCCGGCGGGCCTGGGTCGGGCTGCTGGTCGGGCTCGTGCTCGGTCTGCTGATCGCGGTCGGGTTCTTCGTGTACGGGCTGATCGCGCACCACACCGGCGCGGCTCCGGCCGTCGGCCGCCGAGTCTGA